The following proteins come from a genomic window of Euwallacea fornicatus isolate EFF26 chromosome 9, ASM4011564v1, whole genome shotgun sequence:
- the LOC136341121 gene encoding HEAT repeat-containing protein 6 isoform X2 produces MMRLSETFDTLSSKISQLMITKTVVDRNAVAKLLDDLIGLNYHVSLVKSPTKAVLLVNQFCTSVHPEDELLVSKCSQFTVKLLTTGQNVIIEGRTLTIAIDWCLQAIKSQTVKLASIRALEALTRNNVHNIAPTLLDAVWKEVEFLIQMASEQITEDTLLAAVKCLEALTVVPNDSNIPSYLYDHLGRCAHVFSLLLTKTDHPKDSIVFNKMLETCLIGLQNIIIIHRDYLKSEFSLILGLIKSYIVYNIDGIDFLPPRKLIAQTLNMPETGSIMKERNGGKVTRQRKQRQNRKKDHKSQEPNSLFDFRQTRYSPSRSWWDYNSDGTSSQLSSTLHHVTTSDSEYSDSEGGTRVKLLYSYSKVRQAALNFFAEAIKFSEKTTMFTYWLHFFPDNLTSGKHSLASCFLRDKSPKSKMCALNVLVLMLTMAKPFLCQAEFREKSMSSFTPFSVMLGLTLVELHRSLCLSLNHQFSAPILAQTLKCLAALVQATPYHKMPKGLVTKIVRNVKHFTVHRDASVQVTALIVIGCLLALDPPVAETEQAMIKIPKDTTTREREDTSIQHEHTSENFDYAQFSSEDEEDAEEAGHNQTAPWLLQICLANLGIDLENFVGKKEVPAPVKLESLQILLVMSRNYFESLMWPLLTHITKALVNGMSDPNPDTVLHAGRAVDFLGEAMTKSALAAEQASLCLNFWQTLLSGPLVSMIQNDHHSTLRSIGCDCIGIIGPHFFQQLPKDKQILCVTLLFGRVQDEENLIRGSAVRALAICVGYPPLCADAGFVADTAEAVLRVLNNENLNTRVKASWALGSLSDSLVIGAQTIEDPDEALPEQMLLRLIEAAVMTTRDNERVRMNSVRALGNLLQLLDDGMLSNYKFQTVLLEALNALEKNSTTDTNMKENLW; encoded by the exons ATGATGCGTTTAAGTGAAACCTTTGATACCTTGAGCTCAAAAATTAGCCAGTTAATGATCACAAAAACAGTGGTAGATCGAAATGCAGTGGCCAAGCTGCTGGATGATTTAATTGGCCTAAATTATCATGTGTCTCTAGTGAAAAGTCCAACT aaagCAGTCTTGCTGGTAAATCAGTTCTGTACCTCAGTTCATCCAGAAGATGAGTTGTTGGTTTCCAAGTGTTCGCAATTTACTGTAAAGTTGCTGACCACTGGACAAAATGTCATAATTGAAGGGCGAACTCTCACAATTGCCATTGAT TGGTGCCTACAGGCAATAAAAAGCCAGACTGTGAAACTGGCCTCAATCAGAGCCTTAGAAGCTTTGACTCGTAACAATGTTCATAATATTGCACCCACTCTATTAGATGCTGTTTGGAAGgaggttgaatttctaatacaAATGGCTTCTGAGCAAATCACAGAAGACACACTATTAGCTGCAGTAAAGTGTTTGGAAGCTCTGACAGTAGTTCCCAATGATTCTAATATTCCATCTTACTTATATGATCACCTGGGTAGATGTGCACATGTATTCAGCTTGCTCCTGACTAAAACTGACCACCCTAAGGACTCTATTGTTTTCAATAAGATGTTGGAAACTTGTCTTATAGGACTTCAAAATATAATCATTATTCATagagattatttaaaatcagaGTTCAGCCTGATTTTGGGGTTAATTAAGTCATATATTGTGTACAACATTGATGGAATTGACTTTTTGCCACCTAGGAAACTTATAGCTCAAACACTCAATATGCCAGAGACAGGATCAATAATGAAAGAGAGAAATGGAGGAAAA GTTACCAGGCAAAGAAAGCAGCGTCAGAACAGGAAGAAGGATCACAAAAGTCAAGAACCAAATAGCCTGTTTGACTTTAGGCAGACTAGATATTCACCTTCAAGGTCGTGGTGGGACTACAATTCAGATGGTACCTCTAGCCA ATTGTCGTCCACGTTACACCATGTGACAACTTCCGATTCAGAATATTCTGACAGCGAGGGGGGAACTAGAGTCAAGTTACTTTATAGTTACAGTAAAGTACGACAGGCCGCCCTCAACTTTTTCGCTGAAGCAATAAAG TTTTCAGAGAAGACCACAATGTTCACTTACTGGTTGCACTTCTTTCCTGATAATTTAACTTCTGGAAAGCACAGTTTGGCTTCTTGCTTTCTAAGGGACAAATCCCCCAAGAGCAAGATGTGTGCTCTGaatgttttagttttaatgttGACGATGGCCAAGCCATTTTTATGCCAAGCCGAATTCAG GGAAAAGTCGATGTCGAGTTTCACTCCGTTTTCTGTTATGCTCGGACTGACGTTGGTGGAGCTTCATCGAAGCCTTTGCCTGAGTTTAAACCATCAATTTTCTGCACCAATATTGGCACAGACTCTAAAATGCTTGGCTGCCCTGGTACAGGCCACCCCATACCACAAAATGCCAAAAGGTTTAGTGACAAAAATTGTGCGGAATGTGAAACATTTCACTGTTCATAGAG ACGCCTCCGTTCAGGTTACTGCATTAATCGTAATCGGGTGCCTTCTCGCCTTGGACCCACCCGTAGCCGAAACCGAACAGGCAATGATCAAGATACCGAAGGACACGACAACGCGTGAACGGGAGGACACGTCGATACAGCACGAACACACTTcagaaaatttcgattatGCCCAGTTCTCATCGGAAGATGAAGAAGATGCGGAAGAGGCCGGCCATAACCAGACTGCTCCGTGGCTTTTGCAGATTTGTCTCGCAAATTTGGGAAtcgatttagaaaattttgttggCAAAAAAGAAGTACCCGCTCCAGTGAAACTCGAATCTTTACAGATACTTTTGGTGATGAGCAGAAACTACTTCGAATCTTTAATGTGGCCGCTGCTTACTCACATCACTAAGGCCTTGGTGAACGGCATGAGCGACCCAAATCCAGACACTGTGCTTCATGCTGGTCGCGCTGTGGATTTCCTAGGGGAGGCTATGACCAAAAGCGCTCTCGCAGCTGAGCAAGCTTCTCTCTGCTTGAACTTTTGGCAGACCCTTCTGAGCGGCCCTTTAGTGTCTATGATCCAGAACGATCATCATTCAACGCTCCGCAGTATCGGCTGCGATTGTATAGGCATCATTGGACCTCATTTTTTCCAACAACTACCGAAGGATAAACAGATTTTGTGCGTGACCTTATTGTTTGGAAGAGTCCAAGACGAGGAGAACTTAATTAGGGGATCCGCTGTCAGGGCTCTGGCAATATGCGTAGGTTATCCGCCTTTATGTGCAGACGCGGGATTTGTTGCCGACACGGCAGAGGCCGTTTTGCGCGTCCTCAATAACGAAAACCTCAATACGCGGGTAAAGGCTTCCTGGGCCTTGGGCAGCTTAAGCGACTCCCTTGTCATCGGCGC tcagACGATTGAGGATCCCGATGAGGCTCTTCCTGAGCAAATGCTTCTAAGGCTAATTGAAGCTGCCGTTATGACCACCCGTGACAACGAGAGAGTAAGGATGAACTCGGTTAGGGCGCTTGGTAATTTGTTGCAGCTTCTCGACGACGGGATGTTAAGTAACTACAAATTTCAAACCGTACTTCTCGAAGCATTAAATGCATTGGAGAAGAACAGCACTACGGATACTAATATGAAG GAAAATCTTTGGTAG
- the LOC136341121 gene encoding HEAT repeat-containing protein 6 isoform X1, translating into MMRLSETFDTLSSKISQLMITKTVVDRNAVAKLLDDLIGLNYHVSLVKSPTKAVLLVNQFCTSVHPEDELLVSKCSQFTVKLLTTGQNVIIEGRTLTIAIDWCLQAIKSQTVKLASIRALEALTRNNVHNIAPTLLDAVWKEVEFLIQMASEQITEDTLLAAVKCLEALTVVPNDSNIPSYLYDHLGRCAHVFSLLLTKTDHPKDSIVFNKMLETCLIGLQNIIIIHRDYLKSEFSLILGLIKSYIVYNIDGIDFLPPRKLIAQTLNMPETGSIMKERNGGKVTRQRKQRQNRKKDHKSQEPNSLFDFRQTRYSPSRSWWDYNSDGTSSQLSSTLHHVTTSDSEYSDSEGGTRVKLLYSYSKVRQAALNFFAEAIKFSEKTTMFTYWLHFFPDNLTSGKHSLASCFLRDKSPKSKMCALNVLVLMLTMAKPFLCQAEFREKSMSSFTPFSVMLGLTLVELHRSLCLSLNHQFSAPILAQTLKCLAALVQATPYHKMPKGLVTKIVRNVKHFTVHRDASVQVTALIVIGCLLALDPPVAETEQAMIKIPKDTTTREREDTSIQHEHTSENFDYAQFSSEDEEDAEEAGHNQTAPWLLQICLANLGIDLENFVGKKEVPAPVKLESLQILLVMSRNYFESLMWPLLTHITKALVNGMSDPNPDTVLHAGRAVDFLGEAMTKSALAAEQASLCLNFWQTLLSGPLVSMIQNDHHSTLRSIGCDCIGIIGPHFFQQLPKDKQILCVTLLFGRVQDEENLIRGSAVRALAICVGYPPLCADAGFVADTAEAVLRVLNNENLNTRVKASWALGSLSDSLVIGAQTIEDPDEALPEQMLLRLIEAAVMTTRDNERVRMNSVRALGNLLQLLDDGMLSNYKFQTVLLEALNALEKNSTTDTNMKVRWNACYALATALKNPCIFTVLQPNGWHLSAFPKLADVVMNFKNFKVRIHATAALSAPSKREHYDKCFISIWSAMLHSLESAQNVDVLSEYKHRDQLVEQICLCLSHLTCLLTKDDLPQLERFLVPYLDLLKTHMQRTIERLVPEKSTKLFSAAVHLNNLETLLRDINSSEKIVIDSLKAVFVTH; encoded by the exons ATGATGCGTTTAAGTGAAACCTTTGATACCTTGAGCTCAAAAATTAGCCAGTTAATGATCACAAAAACAGTGGTAGATCGAAATGCAGTGGCCAAGCTGCTGGATGATTTAATTGGCCTAAATTATCATGTGTCTCTAGTGAAAAGTCCAACT aaagCAGTCTTGCTGGTAAATCAGTTCTGTACCTCAGTTCATCCAGAAGATGAGTTGTTGGTTTCCAAGTGTTCGCAATTTACTGTAAAGTTGCTGACCACTGGACAAAATGTCATAATTGAAGGGCGAACTCTCACAATTGCCATTGAT TGGTGCCTACAGGCAATAAAAAGCCAGACTGTGAAACTGGCCTCAATCAGAGCCTTAGAAGCTTTGACTCGTAACAATGTTCATAATATTGCACCCACTCTATTAGATGCTGTTTGGAAGgaggttgaatttctaatacaAATGGCTTCTGAGCAAATCACAGAAGACACACTATTAGCTGCAGTAAAGTGTTTGGAAGCTCTGACAGTAGTTCCCAATGATTCTAATATTCCATCTTACTTATATGATCACCTGGGTAGATGTGCACATGTATTCAGCTTGCTCCTGACTAAAACTGACCACCCTAAGGACTCTATTGTTTTCAATAAGATGTTGGAAACTTGTCTTATAGGACTTCAAAATATAATCATTATTCATagagattatttaaaatcagaGTTCAGCCTGATTTTGGGGTTAATTAAGTCATATATTGTGTACAACATTGATGGAATTGACTTTTTGCCACCTAGGAAACTTATAGCTCAAACACTCAATATGCCAGAGACAGGATCAATAATGAAAGAGAGAAATGGAGGAAAA GTTACCAGGCAAAGAAAGCAGCGTCAGAACAGGAAGAAGGATCACAAAAGTCAAGAACCAAATAGCCTGTTTGACTTTAGGCAGACTAGATATTCACCTTCAAGGTCGTGGTGGGACTACAATTCAGATGGTACCTCTAGCCA ATTGTCGTCCACGTTACACCATGTGACAACTTCCGATTCAGAATATTCTGACAGCGAGGGGGGAACTAGAGTCAAGTTACTTTATAGTTACAGTAAAGTACGACAGGCCGCCCTCAACTTTTTCGCTGAAGCAATAAAG TTTTCAGAGAAGACCACAATGTTCACTTACTGGTTGCACTTCTTTCCTGATAATTTAACTTCTGGAAAGCACAGTTTGGCTTCTTGCTTTCTAAGGGACAAATCCCCCAAGAGCAAGATGTGTGCTCTGaatgttttagttttaatgttGACGATGGCCAAGCCATTTTTATGCCAAGCCGAATTCAG GGAAAAGTCGATGTCGAGTTTCACTCCGTTTTCTGTTATGCTCGGACTGACGTTGGTGGAGCTTCATCGAAGCCTTTGCCTGAGTTTAAACCATCAATTTTCTGCACCAATATTGGCACAGACTCTAAAATGCTTGGCTGCCCTGGTACAGGCCACCCCATACCACAAAATGCCAAAAGGTTTAGTGACAAAAATTGTGCGGAATGTGAAACATTTCACTGTTCATAGAG ACGCCTCCGTTCAGGTTACTGCATTAATCGTAATCGGGTGCCTTCTCGCCTTGGACCCACCCGTAGCCGAAACCGAACAGGCAATGATCAAGATACCGAAGGACACGACAACGCGTGAACGGGAGGACACGTCGATACAGCACGAACACACTTcagaaaatttcgattatGCCCAGTTCTCATCGGAAGATGAAGAAGATGCGGAAGAGGCCGGCCATAACCAGACTGCTCCGTGGCTTTTGCAGATTTGTCTCGCAAATTTGGGAAtcgatttagaaaattttgttggCAAAAAAGAAGTACCCGCTCCAGTGAAACTCGAATCTTTACAGATACTTTTGGTGATGAGCAGAAACTACTTCGAATCTTTAATGTGGCCGCTGCTTACTCACATCACTAAGGCCTTGGTGAACGGCATGAGCGACCCAAATCCAGACACTGTGCTTCATGCTGGTCGCGCTGTGGATTTCCTAGGGGAGGCTATGACCAAAAGCGCTCTCGCAGCTGAGCAAGCTTCTCTCTGCTTGAACTTTTGGCAGACCCTTCTGAGCGGCCCTTTAGTGTCTATGATCCAGAACGATCATCATTCAACGCTCCGCAGTATCGGCTGCGATTGTATAGGCATCATTGGACCTCATTTTTTCCAACAACTACCGAAGGATAAACAGATTTTGTGCGTGACCTTATTGTTTGGAAGAGTCCAAGACGAGGAGAACTTAATTAGGGGATCCGCTGTCAGGGCTCTGGCAATATGCGTAGGTTATCCGCCTTTATGTGCAGACGCGGGATTTGTTGCCGACACGGCAGAGGCCGTTTTGCGCGTCCTCAATAACGAAAACCTCAATACGCGGGTAAAGGCTTCCTGGGCCTTGGGCAGCTTAAGCGACTCCCTTGTCATCGGCGC tcagACGATTGAGGATCCCGATGAGGCTCTTCCTGAGCAAATGCTTCTAAGGCTAATTGAAGCTGCCGTTATGACCACCCGTGACAACGAGAGAGTAAGGATGAACTCGGTTAGGGCGCTTGGTAATTTGTTGCAGCTTCTCGACGACGGGATGTTAAGTAACTACAAATTTCAAACCGTACTTCTCGAAGCATTAAATGCATTGGAGAAGAACAGCACTACGGATACTAATATGAAG GTCAGATGGAACGCCTGTTACGCTTTGGCGACTGCCCTTAAAAATCCATGTATATTTACGGTGTTGCAACCAAACGGCTGGCACTTGAGCGCGTTCCCGAAACTGGCTGATGTCGTAATGAACTTCAAGAATTTCAAA GTTCGCATTCACGCTACTGCAGCTCTCTCGGCACCGAGTAAACGCGAGCACTACGACAAATGCTTCATTTCCATTTGGAGCGCCATGCTCCACAGTTTGGAAAGCGCTCAAAACGTGGATGTTTTGAGCGAATATAAGCATAGGGATCAACTGGTAGAGCAGATCTGTTTGTGTCTCAGCCATTTGACTTGTCTGTTGACGAAAGATGATCTCCCACAACTAGAACGGTTCCTCGTTCCGTATTTGGACCTTCTCAAGACTCACATGCAGAGGACCATCGAGAGACTGGTGCCCGAAAAGTCTACAAAGTTGTTCTCTGCCGCTGTTCACTTGAATAATTTGGAAACGCTGCTACGTGACATTAATTCTTCGGAGAAAATAGTTATTGATAGTTTGAAGGCTGTGTTTGTGACTCATTAA